In one Pygocentrus nattereri isolate fPygNat1 chromosome 21, fPygNat1.pri, whole genome shotgun sequence genomic region, the following are encoded:
- the LOC108435684 gene encoding ataxin-7 isoform X2 codes for MSDRADEEVRGERSRAARQQLQQQQLQRGEAATAMAPASLPSPQITPGQSWSSWADAVKLHGGDGADSEESFKECGKNREAMRLCREDMPIFGQCPAQDDFYLVMCSHCTQVVKPQAFQAHYERRHSSLCKPPSAYPSAAAYPVSGLSSRNRSGGGSGTAGSVAASSSGSNSTPSAKEKMPHRKPHFPLKGPPDDNLTPAVKVEKIHLKMDYSSSSKLSHMPTSSSSSASTVSSSPSKPGLNSPSVPKAQLLASGHIPNGKGHLTSLDKKQDSSTNASSRRLYRKQPEREFNPDIHCGVLDIGACKPCTRSLTCKTHSLSQRRAVPGRRKRFDTLLAEHKNRAREKELQHRSEPSQQTPSLRDPHPPLSRLPQDSHHPPPHGNGTAADASKPFTLSKPKPHNPGLPRLNSSSSHSGVSSLGDPALVHDSTQHPHSAPTPDGVSRLSSDEGENEEREEGVDKLDCHYSGYHPRPAAFCTFGSRLFGRSCYSFDRRWDRVRCALAVMMDKHVNSLMWKKIPLAPENSSSSAVASSHRSSTNSLSSSSGFLSPSPPPPYGQLYDNKPTLSYGTTLNARAAPQRAGEQLAYSGGSSSGSSRQVSSSSPQMPSAHSSSLPSTPGSSRPPKSRSGAKSFRVRDSSSSATLASSVSNSGGSSNSGSSSSMSTSSSAGAKKRKNSSLLTSHGTYAAESSSSSSSSSSSFKKNCAVNSGTSGSSFHSSLTSTPSSAASSSSSSSHSAGVNCLPGRVNSLSLRQEAASRGPPPASPAEPIKRMSVVMNSSDSTLSLGPFVHQSSEHHGHADARIDTKRRKSSPASSGLAGTGTSTASAGGGGSQVPGRPKMPKSSAVNNIHSKHARPMPGTPGLPNNSLIHQPKARP; via the exons ATATGCCCATTTTTGGCCAGTGTCCTGCACAGGACGACTTTTACCTGGTCATGTGCAGCCACTGCACTCAGGTAGTCAAACCCCAGGCCTTCCAAGCACACTATG AGAGAAGACACAGTTCCCTTTGCAAGCCCCCGTCTGCCTACCCTTCCGCCGCTGCGTATCCAGTCTCGGGCCTCTCCTCCCGGAATCGGTCTGGAGGTGGGAGTGGGACGGCGGGATCCGTGGCGGCCTCCTCCAGTGGCAGCAACAGTACCCCCTCAGCCAAAGAGAAGATGCCTCACCGGAAGCCCCACTTCCCCTTGAAGGGGCCGCCTGACGACAA CCTGACCCCGGCTGTCAAAGTGGAGAAGATCCATCTAAAGATGGACTACTCTTCTTCCTCCAAGCTTTCCCATATGCCcacctcttcctcctcttctgccAGTACTGTGAGCTCATCACCCTCAAAGCCAGGCCTTAATAGCCCCTCTGTACCAAAGGCTCAGCTGCTGGCCTCGGGCCACATCCCCAACGGAAAGGGCCACCTCACCTCCCTCGACAAGAAACAGGACAGCAGCACCAATGCCAGTAGCAGAAGACTGTACAGGAAACAGCCAG AACGCGAGTTCAATCCTGATATCCATTGTGGAGTTTTGGATATAGGAGCATGTAAGCCATGCACAAGATCCTTAACATGCAAG ACACATTCCTTAAGCCAGAGGAGGGCGGTGCCCGGGCGGCGAAAGCGTTTTGATACGTTGCTAGCAGAGCACAAAAATCGAGCGCGAGAGAAGGAGCTGCAGCACAGGTCCGAGCCCTCCCAGCAAACACCCTCTCTCAGGGACCCCCACCCGCCCCTCTCCCGCCTCCCGCAAGACTCCCACCACCCGCCTCCCCATGGCAACGGCACCGCTGCTGATGCCTCCAAGCCTTTTACCCTCAGCAAACCCAAACCTCACAATCCTGGTCTTCCACG GCTTAACAGCAGTAGCTCTCATAGTGGGGTGAGCAGTTTAGGGGACCCTGCCCTGGTCCATGACTCAACCCAGCACCCCCATTCAGCTCCCACACCTGATGGGGTGTCCCGCCTGTCCAGCGATGAGGGtgagaatgaggagagagaggagggagtgGACAAGTTGGACTGCCACTATTCAGGTTATCACCCGCGACCAGCTGCT TTCTGCACTTTTGGAAGCCGACTGTTCGGGAGGAGCTGTTACTCGTTTGACCGGCGCTGGGATCGAGTCCGGTGTGCACTGGCTGTGATGATGGACAAACATGTGAACTCTCTAATGTGGAA GAAAATCCCTCTGGCGCCAGAAAATTCATCCTCATCGGCAGTTGCATCATCTCATCGGTCAAGCACAAactctctttcctcttcttcGGGCTTCCTCAGCCCCTCCCCTCCGCCTCCCTATGGCCAGTTGTACGATAACAAGCCTACGCTGTCATACGGGACCACCCTGAATGCACGGGCCGCGCCTCAGAGGGCGGGAGAGCAGCTGGCCTACAGTGGCGGCAGCAGCAGTGGCTCATCTAGACAAGTGTCCTCGTCATCACCCCAGATGCCTTCAGCTCACTCCTCCTCGTTGCCCTCTACGCCTGGCTCCAGCAGACCGCCTAAATCCCGCTCCGGAGCCAAATCTTTCCGGGTCAGGGACTCTTCCTCCTCAGCTACGCTAGCTAGCTCTGTCTCCAACAGCGGAGGCAGCAGCAACAGcggtagcagcagcagcatgagCACGAGCAGTAGCGCGGGGGCGAAAAAGCGCAAAAACAGCTCTCTACTGACGTCCCATGGCACCTATGCTGCGgaatcttcctcttcctcctcctcttcctcctcctccttcaagAAGAATTGCGCGGTGAACTCGGGAACCTCAGGGAGCAGCTTCCACTCCTCACTTACCTCCACTCCCTCCTCTGCGGCTTCCtcgtcctcctcttcctctcacaGTGCGGGTGTGAATTGCCTGCCAGGCCGCGTCAACTCACTCAGCCTCCGACAGGAAGCGGCCAGCCGTGGTCCTCCACCGGCCAGCCCGGCTGAGCCCATTAAGCGCATGAGTGTGGTGATGAACAGCAGCGACTCTACGCTCTCGCTCGGCCCGTTTGTCCACCAGAGTAGTGAGCACCACGGGCACGCAGACGCCCGGATCGACACCAAGCGGAGGAAGAGTTCGCCTGCCAGCAGCGGCCTCGCTGGCACTGGTACCTCCACAG CATctgcaggaggaggagggtCACAAGTTCCCGGCAGGCCCAAAATGCCCAAATCTTCAGCCGTCAACAACATCCACAGCAAACATGCACGGCCCATGCCAGGAACGCCAGGGCTTCCCAATAACTCGCTCATACATCAg CCAAAGGCCCGCCCCTGA